In Thermococcus sp. JdF3, a genomic segment contains:
- the metG gene encoding methionine--tRNA ligase — MVRYMVTSALPYANGPIHAGHLAGAYLPADIFVRYLRLKGEEVLFVCGTDEHGTPITFRALKENRSAREIVDEFHEHIKTTFERAKISFDYFGRTELPVHYRVSQEFFLKALENGHLVKKVTKQAYCEHDRMFLPDRFVIGTCPYCGAENQRGDQCEVCGHPLTPEILINPRCNLCGNPITTKDSAHYYIRMQDFEERLKEWVLSQEHWKPNVRNTVLGWINEGLEERAMTRDLNWGIPVPLDDEDVKGKVLYVWFEAPIGYISITIEHLKQEGRENEWKKFWLNLDGETRVIHFIGKDNVPFHAIFWPSFLMAYGKYRDEEVEAEWNLPHDIPANEYLNLEGKKFSTSRNWAIWVHEFLDAFPADYLRYYLTAIMPETRDSDFSFADFKSKINEELVNNLGNFVHRAMTFANRYFDGTVPERGELDDLDRGAFEEIEKAFEETGKLIAQYRFKDALKRVMELAIFGNRYFDYQKPWKTAKTDRVRTATTVNISLQIVKALGILLEPFLPDASEKIWHLLNLEELKRWEFTEIPAGHRVRKASPMFKKVTDDDIIYFIVNYIARGNPKSARLLLDKYYKRDDVVKVAFERFGDAKREEAMAILKSIYGDEIGPKTEKSGKASKKEEAKKKEKGGGSMEYISFDDFLKLDLRVGKIIEVSDHPNADRLYVVKVDLGDEVRQLVAGLKKYYKPEELLNHYVVIIANLEPKKLRGVESQGMLLAADDGENVALLMPDKEIKPGARIG, encoded by the coding sequence ATGGTCAGGTACATGGTAACGTCCGCTCTTCCTTACGCTAACGGCCCCATTCACGCGGGACACCTGGCGGGGGCTTACCTCCCTGCGGACATCTTCGTGCGCTACCTGAGGCTCAAGGGAGAGGAAGTGCTCTTCGTCTGTGGAACCGATGAACACGGAACCCCCATAACCTTCCGCGCGCTCAAGGAGAACCGGAGCGCCAGGGAAATCGTTGACGAGTTCCACGAGCACATAAAGACGACCTTTGAGAGGGCCAAGATAAGCTTCGACTACTTCGGCAGGACCGAGTTACCTGTCCACTACCGGGTAAGCCAGGAGTTCTTCCTCAAGGCGCTTGAGAACGGCCATCTCGTCAAGAAGGTCACCAAGCAGGCATACTGCGAGCACGACAGGATGTTCCTACCGGACAGGTTTGTGATAGGGACCTGCCCCTACTGCGGCGCCGAGAACCAGCGCGGCGACCAGTGTGAGGTCTGCGGCCACCCGCTGACTCCTGAGATACTCATAAACCCGCGCTGCAACCTGTGCGGCAATCCAATCACCACAAAAGACTCCGCCCATTACTACATCCGGATGCAGGACTTCGAAGAGAGGCTGAAGGAGTGGGTTCTCAGCCAGGAGCACTGGAAGCCGAACGTCAGGAACACCGTTCTCGGCTGGATCAACGAGGGCCTGGAAGAGAGGGCCATGACGAGGGACCTCAACTGGGGAATACCCGTCCCCCTCGACGACGAGGACGTTAAAGGAAAGGTGCTCTACGTCTGGTTCGAGGCACCCATAGGCTACATCTCGATCACAATCGAGCACCTGAAGCAGGAGGGAAGAGAGAACGAGTGGAAGAAGTTCTGGCTCAACCTCGACGGCGAGACCAGGGTAATCCACTTCATCGGTAAGGACAACGTGCCCTTCCACGCGATATTCTGGCCCTCCTTCCTGATGGCCTACGGGAAGTATAGAGATGAGGAAGTCGAGGCCGAGTGGAACCTGCCCCACGACATCCCGGCCAACGAGTACCTCAACCTTGAGGGCAAGAAGTTCTCGACGAGCAGGAACTGGGCCATATGGGTTCACGAGTTCCTCGACGCCTTCCCGGCCGACTACCTGCGCTACTACCTCACCGCCATAATGCCCGAAACTCGCGACAGCGACTTCAGCTTCGCCGACTTCAAGAGCAAGATAAACGAGGAGCTCGTCAACAACCTCGGCAACTTCGTTCACAGGGCGATGACCTTTGCCAACCGCTACTTCGATGGAACTGTGCCGGAGAGAGGCGAGCTGGACGACCTCGACAGGGGGGCCTTCGAGGAGATTGAGAAGGCATTTGAGGAGACCGGAAAGCTGATAGCCCAGTACAGGTTCAAGGACGCCCTCAAGAGGGTTATGGAACTCGCCATCTTTGGCAACCGCTACTTCGACTACCAGAAGCCGTGGAAGACCGCCAAAACCGACCGCGTAAGGACGGCAACCACAGTGAACATATCCCTCCAGATAGTCAAGGCCCTCGGAATCCTCCTTGAACCATTCCTGCCGGACGCGAGCGAGAAGATATGGCACCTCCTCAACCTTGAGGAGCTCAAGCGCTGGGAGTTCACCGAGATTCCAGCCGGACACCGCGTTAGAAAGGCCAGCCCAATGTTCAAGAAGGTGACCGACGATGACATCATCTACTTCATCGTGAACTACATAGCACGGGGCAATCCCAAGAGCGCCAGGCTGCTCCTTGACAAATACTACAAGCGGGACGATGTAGTGAAGGTTGCATTCGAGCGCTTTGGAGATGCCAAACGGGAAGAGGCGATGGCAATCCTTAAGAGCATCTACGGGGATGAAATCGGGCCTAAAACTGAAAAGTCCGGAAAAGCTTCGAAGAAGGAGGAGGCGAAGAAAAAGGAGAAAGGTGGTGGAAGCATGGAGTACATAAGCTTTGACGACTTCCTGAAGCTTGATCTGAGGGTCGGGAAGATAATCGAGGTCAGCGACCACCCCAACGCCGACAGGCTCTACGTGGTCAAGGTTGACCTTGGGGACGAAGTCAGGCAGCTCGTTGCCGGGCTGAAGAAGTACTACAAGCCGGAAGAGCTGCTCAACCACTACGTCGTCATCATAGCAAACCTCGAACCCAAGAAGCTTCGCGGCGTTGAGAGCCAGGGAATGCTTCTGGCAGCCGACGACGGCGAAAACGTCGCCCTGCTGATGCCGGATAAAGAAATAAAGCCGGGTGCAAGAATAGGGTGA
- a CDS encoding 6-carboxytetrahydropterin synthase, translating into MRARIIERFKFEAAHAVIINGNPEEIHGHTFRLEVAVEGPLENGYVMDFLELRRIVNEIIGKLDHRNLNALFENPTTENVALWIAEEVEKKLPEGVRLKRVILWEGEENGVEFEF; encoded by the coding sequence ATGAGAGCCAGAATCATCGAGCGCTTCAAATTTGAAGCTGCCCATGCAGTTATCATCAACGGGAATCCCGAGGAGATACACGGCCACACCTTCAGGCTTGAGGTGGCAGTCGAAGGTCCACTGGAGAACGGCTACGTGATGGACTTCCTCGAGCTGAGGAGAATCGTGAATGAAATCATTGGGAAACTCGACCACAGGAACTTAAACGCTCTCTTCGAAAACCCGACGACCGAAAACGTGGCCCTGTGGATTGCGGAAGAGGTGGAGAAAAAACTGCCAGAGGGCGTCAGGCTCAAAAGAGTAATCCTCTGGGAGGGCGAGGAGAACGGGGTAGAGTTTGAGTTCTGA
- a CDS encoding helix-turn-helix domain-containing protein yields the protein MRSKAVMVLVIALMALPLVSGQYSVESLGLTVYSDGYVKVVAVIVPENYTVSFSVPLLATNVEGLTVIDENGKPLPYEINGSTLTVYFENATGVRIAYYTPDLTAKNGAIWSIRFNSTVPVKITFPDNAVIVDLTDIPLEIDGNSILMPPGNQTVSYVLEYQPTGTNVPTVPPTSGTTTELSNSTVPSNPGSPSSTPSAPDEGSTNWTVVGILVLLALAAGGGFAYMKRGGKEERTPGISREDFERRLKEYELTKDEENALLYLFDRGGRAKQAEVREMLGIPKTTAWRMFQRLEKQGLVRVYKKKRENWVELKL from the coding sequence ATGAGGAGCAAAGCAGTGATGGTGCTCGTAATTGCGCTCATGGCCCTGCCCCTCGTAAGCGGGCAGTACTCCGTCGAGTCCCTGGGCCTCACGGTCTATTCCGACGGGTACGTTAAGGTAGTCGCGGTCATCGTTCCCGAGAACTACACGGTCAGCTTTTCCGTCCCGCTCCTCGCTACCAACGTTGAGGGGCTGACCGTTATCGATGAGAACGGAAAACCCCTGCCGTATGAGATAAACGGCTCCACTCTTACCGTGTACTTTGAAAACGCCACGGGCGTTAGAATAGCCTATTACACTCCCGACCTGACCGCAAAAAATGGCGCCATATGGAGTATTCGTTTCAACTCAACCGTCCCCGTTAAGATCACGTTTCCAGATAACGCTGTCATAGTTGACCTCACCGACATACCCCTTGAGATAGATGGAAACTCTATACTAATGCCCCCCGGAAACCAGACGGTTTCCTATGTCCTTGAATACCAACCAACGGGAACCAATGTTCCAACAGTCCCGCCCACATCGGGAACGACCACTGAACTTTCCAACTCAACGGTGCCCTCCAATCCGGGCTCTCCATCCTCGACTCCGAGTGCTCCTGATGAGGGCTCCACGAACTGGACGGTGGTCGGTATCCTGGTCCTCCTCGCACTTGCCGCCGGTGGGGGCTTTGCCTACATGAAGCGCGGGGGAAAAGAGGAAAGGACCCCCGGCATCAGCAGGGAGGACTTCGAGAGACGCCTCAAGGAGTACGAACTGACGAAGGACGAGGAGAATGCGCTGCTCTACCTGTTCGACAGGGGCGGCAGGGCCAAACAGGCCGAAGTCCGGGAGATGCTTGGGATTCCAAAGACAACCGCCTGGAGGATGTTCCAGCGCCTTGAGAAGCAGGGCTTGGTGAGGGTCTACAAGAAGAAGAGGGAGAACTGGGTGGAGCTCAAACTTTGA
- a CDS encoding DUF192 domain-containing protein codes for MLINETKERTWHGPVKLADSFFKRFRGLMLVRHVNHALVFVLPTETRANASIHMFFMLSDIDVIWLDSTRRVVDFKTARKWRLYTPRKPAKYIIEGPVGIIKTLDVEEGDLISWSPSEEKERTVPVKVSLPDGFSFDKGTNGMAFTESVREVKAREH; via the coding sequence ATGCTCATCAACGAGACCAAAGAGCGGACGTGGCACGGGCCCGTAAAGCTTGCCGACAGCTTTTTCAAGCGCTTTAGGGGGCTGATGCTGGTAAGGCACGTCAACCACGCCCTCGTCTTCGTCCTCCCTACCGAGACCAGGGCCAATGCCTCAATACACATGTTCTTCATGCTGAGCGATATAGACGTGATCTGGCTCGATTCGACGAGGCGCGTTGTCGATTTCAAAACCGCCAGGAAGTGGCGCCTCTACACCCCCAGAAAGCCGGCCAAATACATAATCGAGGGGCCCGTTGGAATTATAAAAACGCTCGACGTCGAGGAAGGCGACCTCATAAGCTGGAGCCCGAGCGAGGAGAAGGAGCGTACCGTCCCGGTGAAGGTGTCCCTTCCAGATGGCTTCTCCTTTGACAAGGGTACCAACGGGATGGCCTTCACGGAGAGTGTGCGGGAAGTGAAGGCAAGAGAGCATTAA
- a CDS encoding PIN domain-containing protein: MIFIDSSVLYNYLVETSLTHYAVEILEAKEGKLTSDTVVDELFYVLIRRLGEKEYGARSVWGVKKLLKDDEEFRNRASDVISDILALLDAKDVLLVSDSRDWLTVATLVRDYSLLPHDARILATALEYNCDSLATLDEDFAGVGEIIRLLPGDFWGEG, from the coding sequence GTGATTTTCATAGACTCCAGCGTTCTATACAACTACCTGGTAGAGACGAGCCTCACCCATTACGCCGTTGAGATACTCGAAGCAAAGGAAGGAAAGCTGACATCTGATACCGTCGTTGATGAGCTGTTTTACGTCCTCATCAGGAGGCTGGGGGAGAAGGAGTACGGTGCGAGGTCGGTGTGGGGGGTCAAAAAGCTCCTCAAGGATGACGAGGAGTTCAGGAACAGAGCTTCTGATGTTATCTCGGACATCCTGGCGCTTCTGGATGCAAAGGATGTTCTCCTGGTTTCAGACTCAAGGGACTGGCTGACGGTTGCCACCCTCGTTCGCGACTATTCTCTCCTTCCCCACGATGCAAGAATTCTGGCCACTGCCTTAGAGTACAACTGCGATAGTTTAGCCACCCTCGACGAGGACTTCGCGGGCGTGGGGGAAATAATCCGCCTCCTCCCAGGGGATTTCTGGGGAGAGGGTTAA
- a CDS encoding 2-oxoacid:ferredoxin oxidoreductase subunit gamma: MRKEILFSGFGGQGVILASVILGRAAAVYENLYAVQTQAYGPESRGGASKAEVVISDEPIDYPKTLKPDCAVFFSQEAYNKYLHTVKEGARIIVEEELVPHRNLEFEKKLNVIALPLTKIAEETTGLSLTMNILTLGILTAWTGVVSREAIEKAVLDAVPKGTEEINLRALHKGFELGEKAGAGDP, from the coding sequence ATGAGGAAGGAGATACTCTTCAGCGGCTTCGGCGGTCAGGGAGTTATCCTGGCGAGCGTTATCCTCGGAAGGGCCGCGGCCGTCTACGAGAACCTCTACGCGGTGCAGACCCAGGCTTACGGCCCTGAGTCCAGGGGTGGAGCGAGCAAGGCGGAGGTCGTCATAAGCGACGAGCCCATAGACTACCCCAAGACCCTCAAGCCGGACTGTGCGGTTTTCTTCTCCCAGGAGGCCTACAACAAGTACCTCCACACGGTAAAGGAGGGCGCGAGAATCATTGTTGAGGAGGAGCTCGTCCCACACCGCAACCTGGAGTTCGAGAAGAAGCTCAACGTCATAGCGCTTCCGCTCACCAAAATAGCCGAGGAAACCACCGGCCTGAGCCTCACGATGAACATCCTCACCCTGGGAATCCTGACGGCCTGGACCGGTGTCGTGAGCAGGGAGGCTATAGAAAAGGCCGTTCTGGATGCGGTCCCCAAGGGCACCGAGGAGATAAACCTCAGGGCACTTCACAAGGGCTTCGAGCTTGGGGAGAAGGCAGGGGCTGGAGACCCCTGA
- a CDS encoding nucleotidyltransferase domain-containing protein, whose product MRLDKETSDIDILVDFCEVPSFLRFIELEEYPEELLGVRVDLVLKSALKPRIVRHVMREVVYV is encoded by the coding sequence CTGAGATTAGATAAAGAAACGAGCGACATCGACATTCTGGTCGACTTCTGTGAGGTCCCATCCTTCCTCAGGTTCATAGAGCTTGAGGAGTACCCTGAGGAACTCCTCGGTGTCAGGGTTGACCTCGTCCTCAAGTCCGCATTGAAACCCAGGATAGTCAGGCACGTGATGCGGGAGGTTGTGTACGTTTAA